TGAACAGGGGATGAAAGACACAATTCCACTACAGGCCAGAAAAGGCCGGGCAAGTTACCTTGGCGAACGCAGTATTGGCCACCAGGATCCGGGGGCGACCTCTTCCTGCCTGATATTTAAAATGCTGCTTGAAGTTTTAGAGGCATAGGTATCCAACAAAGGAAAACCCATGGTTGGTTTAGTTTTTGTATCCCACAGCGCCAGGCTGGCTGAAGGCGTAAAAGAGATCGCGGAACAAATGACCCAGGGCAAATGCATGATTGCAGTTGCCGGGGGCATTGACGACCCCCAAAATCCCTTTGGCACCGATCCAATCAAAGTGAAGACCGCCATTGAATCCGTTTACGGCAAAAACGGCGTACTGGTGATCATGGATTTAGGCAGTGCTCTGCTCAGTGCGGAAATGGCCCTGGAATTTCTTGAGCCTGAACAGGCTCAAAATGTTAAACTGTGTGCGGCCCCTCTTGTGGAAGGCGCTGTTGCTGCGGCAGTGCAAGCATCAATTGGCGCCAATCTCGCCGATGTTATGAACGAGGCCTTAAACGCCCTTAGGGCAAAGTTTGAACAGCTGGCCCAGGTAAACACCATGGCGCCGCCCCTTGCCCCGTCACGTTCTCCAGCAGTCCCCTTACCGGATCAAGAAGAGATTAAACTGACACTGACCATTCTTAACCGTAATGGTTTGCATGCCCGCCCAGCCGCCAATTTCGTTAAAGCCGCGGGCCTTTTCCAGGCAAACATCACAGTCGCAAAAGGCACTAAAATCGCCAATGCCAAAAGTATCAACCAGATGACCCTTTTGGATGCCGGCCAGGGAGATCAAATCGAAGTCAGGGCATCCGGCCCCCAGGCGCGACAAGCGACAGAGCTCCTGAAAGTTCTGGCCGAAAACAAATTTAACGAGAAAGATGAAGAGCCCACCTTTGCAACGTTGGAAACAGCAACAGGCCTTGCCGATACCCGGGAAAATGTCCAAGGCGCAATTGCAGGTATTCCGGTGTCTGCCGGCATTGCGGTTGGTCCTGTGGTCCATTACCGATCCCGGTTTCCCGAAATTAAGACCAGACAAATTCAGGACCCCCCGTCGGAAATTAACAAACTTCAGGCAGCAATTTCCAAAGCAGGGAAAGACCTTGAGCAACTGAGAAACCAGGCAGCGCAAAAATTAGGTACCATAAAAGCGGCAATTTTTGATGCCCAGAAAATGTTTTTGAATGACCCGGCCCTGCTGGATGCAGTGCAGGATGCTATATTGACCCAGCAGTGCAATGCAGAATCGGCCTGGCAGAAATCCATAGATACCATGGCAAAAGAATACCGTAAACTTACAGACCCGTACCTTCGTGAACAGGCAGTTGATCTCATTGATGTGGGCAGGCGTGTGCTAATACACCTTATCGGCCGGCGTCTGCCTCCTTTAGAGTTTGCGCAACCCGCTATCCTGTTTGCAAAAGAGTTGACCCCGTCGGATACGGTTCAACTGAACCCGGATAATGTCCTGGCCATCTGCACAGCCCTGGGCGGTCAGACATCTCACAGCGCCATTGTTGCAAAAGCCCTGGGGATCCCCACGATTGTGGGGTTAGGCGATGACATACTCACATGGACTGAAAACAACATCATTGCCTTGGACGGCACCCAAGGACTGGTCTGGCCCCATCCCACCCAAAGCCAGTTGACGGAATTTCAAACACGGCGTGAGCGGTGGCAAACCCAACAGCAGCAGGCCAAGGCCCTTGCCCAGACACCTGCATCCACCATGGGTCGGAATCCTAAAACCATAAAAATTGCTGCCAACAGCGACGCCCATGACACTAAAACAATCCTGGATTACGGCGCCGAAGGTGTGGGATTGTTCAGAACGGAATTCCTGTTTTTAGGGCGGTTACAGGCGCCGTGTGAAACAGAACAACTGCAGACCTATACCCAGATGGCCAATATAATGCAGACCCGGCCCCTGGTGATTCGAACCCTGGACCTCGGTGCAGACAAAACTGTTCCCTACCTGAATATGGCCCCGGAAAACAATCCATTTCTTGGTTTAAGGGGCATTCGTTTCTGCCTGTCTAACATAGAAATTTTTAAAACCCAGTTGCGTGCCATCCTTAAAGCAAGCCCCGGTCACAACATCAAAATTATGTTTCCTATGATCAGTACTCCGGAAGAGTTCTGTGAAGCCAAAGCAGTCCTGAATGACGTCAAACAAGAGTTGAAAACTGCCGGAACCCCTTTTGATGAAAATATGGAAGTCGGATTGATGATTGAAGTTCCGTCCGCTGTGGCCGTCGCAGACCAGTTGGCCGGAAGGGCAGATTTTTTCAGCATAGGGTCCAATGATCTGACCCAATATATTATGGGGGCGGACCGCGGGAACCGGAAGGTCAATCACCTGGTCAATGCCCTGAATCCGGCAGTGCTCCGAATGGTGGCCCAAACCGTCAGGGCAGCGCGCAAGGCCGGGATATGGGTGGGCATGTGCGGCGAACTGGCCGCAAATTCCCTGGCGGCACCGATACTCATTGGTTTGGGATTGGATGAACTGAGCATGAATGCACCCAACATTCCCGACGTAAAAACCGCCATACGCCACTGCACCATGCACCATGCAAAAAAAATGGCCCAAACGGTCTTAACCCTTGAAACTGCGAAACAGGTCGAAGCGTACTTAAAATTGAACAAAGAAAAAAGTGTTAAATGATAGATTGCATGGTATCATTGCGAACACCTGTTGTTACAAATAATCAAGAAACAAACCTTTCAGGAGGAAAACATGTATCGTTTTTTATCTTTTATTTCAATTTTGATCCTCGTCCTTGGCGGTTGCGCTTCTGACCAGGAAAAAGCTGAGACCTATATCCGGGAAGGGAAAGCATATTTTGACAAGCAGGAATACACCAAGGCTGAAATACAGTTGAAAAACGCGGTCAGTCTGATACCGGATTCAACCGAAGCATATCATCATCTGGCCCGAACCTATTTGAAAGAAAAAAAGGCCCGAGAAGCGTTCACTACATTTTTAAAGCTGGAGCAACTGGAACCGGACAATCTTGATAACAAACTCCAGCTGGCGTCGTTCTATTTTCTGGCCAAGAAATGGGCGCAAGCAGAAAAAAAAGTGACTCAAGTTCTTACTGCTGATCCGGACAACATCAAAGGGCTCTATCTGCAGGCTGGCGTTCTGGGTGCCCAAAAAGAACCGTTGGAAACCCTATCGAACATATATAACCGTATTTTACGACTTGATCCCCAACAAACCAAAGCCATGCTGATCCTTGCAAAAATCTACCTGACCCAAAAGGATTCTGCCAAAGCCGAAGCCATGCTGGGAAAAGCCCTTGAAACTGCCCCAGAGGACTTGAACATTAACCGGGCTGTATTCAGATACTACCTATCCCAAAAAGCCAATGATAAAGCCCGGGATGTCCTGGAAAACCTGGTAGCTCAAAAACCGGAGGCTGTTGAACCCAGGATCATGCTGGCCGACTTCCAGGCAAGCCAAAATGAAAGCACCCAGGCAGAGCAATCTTATTTAAAAGCAATTGAACTGGCTCCGGACAATCCGTTGCCCTACATGCTCATTGCCCGGTTCTATAATGTCAATGATCAGCCGGACAAGGCAGAGGGCTTTATCAAAAAAGCGCTAGCCATCCATCCGGAACATGCCGGTTTAAAAACAGCGTATGCCGACTTTTATTTCCTTCACCAGGAATATGAAAAATCAGAAAAAACAATTGATGAGGTGCTGGCAAGTCGTCCTGACTTTCCCCAGGCAAAATTCATCAAAGCAAAGCTTTTGATATCTGATAAGAACTTGGATCAGGCCAAGGACATTCTCCTATCTCTTTTGGAAGATGAGCCGGACTCAGCCCAGTACAATTTTTTAATGGGATCTGTGCTTCTGCAAGAGAAAAAAAAAGATCAGGCTATGGCATATATTGCCAAAACCCTTGAAAAGAACCCCTTGCATCTCAAAGCAAGAATCATTATGGCAGATATCTATTTCAAACAGACAGACTATCTTATGGCCGAATCTGAAATCGACAAGGCCTTAAAGCTGAGCCCTAAAAACTATGAAGCCCTTTTGCTGAAGGCAAATCTATACGCAGCCCAAAAGAAAACACAAAAGGCCCAGGCGGTTTATGAATCGTTAATCCAGGACCATCCCGAGAATCCGGCAGCCCTGTTCAGGCTGGGCAATCTTTTTATCATGGACAAAAAACCTGACAAAGCTCTGGCGATCTACGACAAAGCTATGGCCATTAATCCAAACCTTATGGATGTTTTTATCAACATGATCCGGCTTTACAGTGCAGAAAAAAAATATCAGACGGCACTTGACAGGTGTGATACCCAGCTTGAAGCCCTGCAGCCTCCCTCGCCGGTTGTGGTCTCTATTATCCAGGGACTCAGGGGAAACCTTTTAATAGCCCTTAAAAAGCCGGATGCAGCCAAACAAGCCTTTGAGTTGTCCATCCAATCCAATCCCCAATTTACCCAATCCTACCTGGCCCTGGCCACAATCTACCACCAGGAAGAAAATGATGAAAAAGAGCTCGAGACGTATAAAAACCTGCTAACCCAACGGCCTGAACAGATCGAACCCCATTTCCAGCTCGGAGTGTTTTACGAAAAAAGGGGTGAAAATGACAAGGCAAAGGCGCAATACGAAAAAGTTCTTGAGCTGAATCCGGAATACATTCCGGCCCTAAACAACCTGGCCTTTTTCTATGCCGAGCAGAACATTGAGATGAACAAAGCCCTGGATATGGCCAGAAAGGCCAAGGAACTGAGTGGAGAAATCCCGGCCATCATGGATACCCTGGGCTGGATCTACTACAAAAAAGGACTCTATGATTCGGCCATTCAAGAATTTTCCAACTGCATTGAAAAAGAACCTGAGAATCCGATTTTCAACTTTCATTTAGGTCTGGCCCACAACAAAAAGTGGGATTCCATCAATGCTAAAAAATACCTTAAAAAAGCACTTAAATTAAAAAAAGATTTTAAAGGAGCAAACGAGGCCCAAAAAATTCTTGAACAAATTTGATGAACTCGTAATCAGCCGCCGCCTGGACTTTTTACGAGCCCCCAAATTTCTTATGGCTATTTGGCTATCCCAATGCCGCAAGAAAGAAACGGATACGGCAGATCCTAAAATAAAATATATACGAACAAATTCGGAACAAAGATATCTGATATTCATTGAAACGGCACAGCAATGCATGACAATGAAAGGCGATTCACGCCGCTTTCATTACCGGCGGACGACCCTTGCCAAAGCATCTTCGTATATATTGGAACCCCTGGCAGCAGGACTGTTGGATTGCCGGGGCCACACACCCGATATTTTTAAAAATCGGCTTCATGTCTTGCACAGCCCAATAATTTTCTGAAATCATTTCCACCAGCAAATCTGGCACTGTTATTGCGATACTATTGATATTTAAAAGCCCGTATACACGGCATTGACTGCTGCCGGGTGACAGCGGTCGGGGTATGAAGGACGATTCGGGCAAGGCCCGCCCCCAATATTCACATATTAAGCGGTTTTACCCACGCTTGGGAGTAAAAAGATGACCACCGAAGTAATTGACAGACCCCATATCACCGATGAAGATCTTGACCGTTTTAAAAAAATACTGAACACCGCCATGGGAGAATTGCTGGATCAGGCTCACTCCGCCGTGTCTGAACTGATACTTGAATGCACCCGGGATACGGAGATTATTGATTCCACGGCAAACGACATCAACCGCACCATGAACCTTCGCCTGCAAAGCCGCAAAAGCAGGCTGATCAAAAAAATCAAAGACGCGCTTAAAAGAATCGAGGATGGGACTTATGGTTATTGTGACATTTGCGGCGAAGAGATCTCTCTTAAACGGCTTGAGGCCCGTCCTGTGACATCCAAGTGTATCGCGTGCAAGGAAGATCAGGAACGAATAGAAGCCCTTGTGTCCTAATATACAACGCCCCCTTGTTTGAACGAAAAAATACCGCATGTAACGCATTAGTTGGAGACTTTTCGTTCAAACATTAATTCAGGCCCGGGATGTACGGTAAATCAAAAAATATTTCGCGCTTAATACCGATCCTGCAAACTTAAGCACCTTTAATCTTGTGTCTTTTTTCTTTTATCCTTAACCACAAAGGAATTACCACCAGGCCCCCGTTTTAACTCAAATAAATCAATTGCCTTGAAAAGGCTGCTGAGGTTTTTATAACCATAGTTTCTGGTATCAAAAGAAGTTTTGTTTGAAATGTGCGACCCGACTACACCCAGATGTGCCCAGCCATTGTCTTCCTCTGTTGCCTCTATGGCCTGCCGAAGTAAATTTATCAGCTTTGTATCCGATTTGATATTTTTTAATTCTTCAACCTTACCGTCTTTGCTTTTAAGACCTTGATCTAAGTATAAAAATTTTGAGCATGCGTTCACAAACGGCAAAGGGGTTTTGCGT
This window of the uncultured Desulfobacter sp. genome carries:
- the ptsP gene encoding phosphoenolpyruvate--protein phosphotransferase; this translates as MVGLVFVSHSARLAEGVKEIAEQMTQGKCMIAVAGGIDDPQNPFGTDPIKVKTAIESVYGKNGVLVIMDLGSALLSAEMALEFLEPEQAQNVKLCAAPLVEGAVAAAVQASIGANLADVMNEALNALRAKFEQLAQVNTMAPPLAPSRSPAVPLPDQEEIKLTLTILNRNGLHARPAANFVKAAGLFQANITVAKGTKIANAKSINQMTLLDAGQGDQIEVRASGPQARQATELLKVLAENKFNEKDEEPTFATLETATGLADTRENVQGAIAGIPVSAGIAVGPVVHYRSRFPEIKTRQIQDPPSEINKLQAAISKAGKDLEQLRNQAAQKLGTIKAAIFDAQKMFLNDPALLDAVQDAILTQQCNAESAWQKSIDTMAKEYRKLTDPYLREQAVDLIDVGRRVLIHLIGRRLPPLEFAQPAILFAKELTPSDTVQLNPDNVLAICTALGGQTSHSAIVAKALGIPTIVGLGDDILTWTENNIIALDGTQGLVWPHPTQSQLTEFQTRRERWQTQQQQAKALAQTPASTMGRNPKTIKIAANSDAHDTKTILDYGAEGVGLFRTEFLFLGRLQAPCETEQLQTYTQMANIMQTRPLVIRTLDLGADKTVPYLNMAPENNPFLGLRGIRFCLSNIEIFKTQLRAILKASPGHNIKIMFPMISTPEEFCEAKAVLNDVKQELKTAGTPFDENMEVGLMIEVPSAVAVADQLAGRADFFSIGSNDLTQYIMGADRGNRKVNHLVNALNPAVLRMVAQTVRAARKAGIWVGMCGELAANSLAAPILIGLGLDELSMNAPNIPDVKTAIRHCTMHHAKKMAQTVLTLETAKQVEAYLKLNKEKSVK
- a CDS encoding TraR/DksA C4-type zinc finger protein, with translation MTTEVIDRPHITDEDLDRFKKILNTAMGELLDQAHSAVSELILECTRDTEIIDSTANDINRTMNLRLQSRKSRLIKKIKDALKRIEDGTYGYCDICGEEISLKRLEARPVTSKCIACKEDQERIEALVS
- a CDS encoding tetratricopeptide repeat protein, with the translated sequence MYRFLSFISILILVLGGCASDQEKAETYIREGKAYFDKQEYTKAEIQLKNAVSLIPDSTEAYHHLARTYLKEKKAREAFTTFLKLEQLEPDNLDNKLQLASFYFLAKKWAQAEKKVTQVLTADPDNIKGLYLQAGVLGAQKEPLETLSNIYNRILRLDPQQTKAMLILAKIYLTQKDSAKAEAMLGKALETAPEDLNINRAVFRYYLSQKANDKARDVLENLVAQKPEAVEPRIMLADFQASQNESTQAEQSYLKAIELAPDNPLPYMLIARFYNVNDQPDKAEGFIKKALAIHPEHAGLKTAYADFYFLHQEYEKSEKTIDEVLASRPDFPQAKFIKAKLLISDKNLDQAKDILLSLLEDEPDSAQYNFLMGSVLLQEKKKDQAMAYIAKTLEKNPLHLKARIIMADIYFKQTDYLMAESEIDKALKLSPKNYEALLLKANLYAAQKKTQKAQAVYESLIQDHPENPAALFRLGNLFIMDKKPDKALAIYDKAMAINPNLMDVFINMIRLYSAEKKYQTALDRCDTQLEALQPPSPVVVSIIQGLRGNLLIALKKPDAAKQAFELSIQSNPQFTQSYLALATIYHQEENDEKELETYKNLLTQRPEQIEPHFQLGVFYEKRGENDKAKAQYEKVLELNPEYIPALNNLAFFYAEQNIEMNKALDMARKAKELSGEIPAIMDTLGWIYYKKGLYDSAIQEFSNCIEKEPENPIFNFHLGLAHNKKWDSINAKKYLKKALKLKKDFKGANEAQKILEQI